The following proteins come from a genomic window of Lolium rigidum isolate FL_2022 chromosome 5, APGP_CSIRO_Lrig_0.1, whole genome shotgun sequence:
- the LOC124655010 gene encoding serine/threonine-protein kinase STY46-like, whose product MAVEEAAESCGSHAAAAGAAAGSGSPPSSAASGAQSRKQQQQQRHKLEVYTQVLRRLQDGGVPEGQSPGFEDELWCHFNRLPARYAMDVNVERAEDVLTHKRLLGLAKDPALRPAFSVRAVQVSPVLDGNQTDADSHTAGEVASRLLNRQQSIHPPPAFGSSTNLEALALEASKSQGQDHDSTSDNVRSLYRPMHEITFSTIDKPKLLSELTCLLGEIGLNIQEAHAFSTNDGYSLDVFVVVGWHSEETEDLVQEVKKEMSKMEETHTWSTSHSWSSPVENMQIVENSPADHVEIPTDSASEWEIDMKLLNCGNKVASGSYGDLYRGTYCSQDVAIKVLKPERVNVDMQREFAQEVYIMRKVRHKNVVQFIGACTKPPRLCIVTEFMSGGSVYDYLHKHKGAFKLPALVGVAIDVSKGMNYLHQNNIIHRDLKTANLLMDENGMVKVADFGVARVKVQSGVMTAETGTYRWMAPEVIEHKPYDHKADVFSFGILMWELLTGKIPYEYLTPLQAAVGVVQKGLRPTIPKNAHAKLAELLQKCWQEDPAQRPDFSEILGTLQKIAEEVGEEHNGKPKEKTLGGFFSALKGRGH is encoded by the exons atggcggtggaggaggcggccgagAGCTGCGGGAGCCATGCGGCGGCCGCGGGCGCCGCGGCGGGGTCGGGGTCCCCACCGTCGTCGGCCGCGTCGGGGGCGCAGTCgaggaagcagcagcagcagcagcgccacAAGCTCGAGGTCTACACGCAGGTGCTCCGCCGCCTGCAGGACGGCGGCGTGCCCGAGGGCCAGTCCCCCGGGTTCGAGGACGAGCTCTGGTGCCACTTCAACCGCCTGCCCGCGCG GTACGCGATGGATGTGAACGTGGAGAGGGCGGAGGACGTGCTCACCCACAAGCGCCTGCTGGGGCTGGCCAAGGATCCGGCGCTGCGCCCGGCGTTCTCGGTGCGGGCCGTGCAG GTGTCTCCAGTTCTTGATGGGAACCAGACTGATGCTGATTCACACACTGCAGGGGAAGTTGCTTCAAGGCTCTTAAACAGGCAACAAAG CATCCACCCTCCTCCTGCCTTTGGTTCATCTACAAACCTTGAGGCCCTTGCTCTTGAAGCAAGCAAGTCTCAAGGCCAAGATCATGATAGCACCTCAGATAATGTTCGATCTTTGTACAG ACCCATGCATGAAATCACCTTCTCCACCATTGACAAACCAAAGCTTCTCAGTGAG CTGACATGTCTGCTTGGTGAAATTGGTCTCAACATTCAAGAAGCACATGCATTTTCGACAAATGATGGCTACTCACTCGACGTATTCGTTGTTGTTGGCTGGCACTCTGAG GAAACAGAGGATTTAGTACAAGAAGTAAAGAaagaaatgagcaagatggaggaG ACACACACGTGGTCTACATCTCATTCATGGTCTTCTCCAGTTGAAAATATGCAGATTGTGGAGAACTCACCAGCTGATCATGTTGAAATACCTACAGATAGTGCCAGTGAATGGGAGATTGATATGAAACTACTCAATTGTGGGAATAAAGTAGCATCTGGATCATATGGTGATCT TTACCGGGGTACCTATTGTAGTCAAGATGTCGCTATTAAAGTGCTCAAACCTGAGAGGGTCAATGTGGACATGCAGCGTGAATTTGCCCAGGAGGTTTATATTATGCG GAAGGTTCGTCACAAGAACGTTGTGCAATTTATTGGTGCATGCACCAAACCCCCAAGGCTTTGCATAGTCACAG AATTTATGTCTGGTGGAAGTGTGTATGATTACCTCCATAAACACAAAGGTGCCTTCAAGCTCCCTGCTTTAGTTGGAGTTGCAATTGATGTGTCAAAAGGCATGAACTACTTGCACCAAAACAATATTATTCATCGGGATCTGAAAACTGCCAATCTTCTTATGGATGAAAACGGG ATGGTTAAAGTCGCTGATTTTGGTGTTGCACGTGTTAAAGTTCAGTCTGGAGTAATGACTGCAGAAACCGGGACATACCGTTGGATGGCCCCAGAG gttatagaacacAAGCCCTACGACCACAAGGCCGACGTATTtagttttggaattttgatgTGGGAACTGCTCACTGGGAAG ATTCCTTATGAGTACCTGACACCATTACAAGCAGCTGTAGGTGTGGTTCAGAAG GGATTGAGGCCTACAATACCAAAAAATGCCCATGCAAAGCTTGCGGAGCTCCTCCAGAAGTGTTGGCAGGAGGACCCCGCTCAAAGACCAGACTTCTCAGAAATACTAGGAACTCTTCAGAAAATCGCAGAGGAG GTTGGAGAGGAGCATAATGGCAAACCCAAGGAGAAAACCTTGGGGGGCTTCTTTTCGGCTTTAAAGGGGCGAGGACACTGA